The DNA segment CCGACAGGTGCGTCtacctgcagcgccagctggaGCCAATTAGCGGCTCCTctgcgccccctgcaggaagaaacaagcagcaCACGACCCAGAACCCTGGAGTAACTCCAGCAACCGCGGTGGCGTTCCCTCATTCTCACCTGTGAgctggtgtatgtgtgtgtgtgtgtggtgtgtgtgtgtgtgtggtgtgtgtgtgtgtgtgtggacgcccGTCCCAGCAACCATCCTGGAGACACAGATTTCCAGAAGGTTCCGGTTGTGCTGTTGGACCCTAAAAGCAACGTGCAGCCGGAGCCTCGGAGCTGGAAGTCTGACGTCGTGCTCGTTATACAAACCACGTGCACGTGGAGCCCCTGCTCCAGGACCTGCATCAGACCTTTCAAGTTCCCATCTGAAGGACCAAACGGGCGTTTGAAGcaccttcatcatctgaacCTCTTTTCTCCTGAGCTTTGGGAGACGTGAGTTTCCTCTAATCTGCAGGCGGCTCATCGATACTTCTGCATCAAAGAGCTCGTAAAGAGGAGAGCTCAGAAAGGTTCCTGGTCCAAGTCCCCAGGGGATCAGGGGCCTTTCTGTGTGAGGTTTTAATGTTTCCCCCTCGGTGGAGCTTCCCGGTTGGTTGTCCCTGAGACTTGTCCCGGGTGACTGCCTCAGCCCAAAGATGAGCTCCTGGGAGCTCCTGGACCAGGGGCCAAAGGGCAGAACCCTCAGGAAGAActcaggaagaagaaaagtgaCTGCACcgatcacttcctgtcctcacaagggAGAAGTTTAAAAGTGGTCAGTAGCCACGTGGAGGAGCTCATGAGGAGGAAACCTGAGGTCAGAAGATACTTTGGACGGAGACACTTTCCTGGTTTTGGACTGGTTTGATAAACTCCTGTGTTATTGGTGGGTTCAGGGAAATGTTAGCATGAATCTGTTAGCATGTGCCTGTTAGCATGTGCCTGTTAGCATGCATATGTTAGCATGTGCCTGTTGAATCACCTGTGACCACAACCATCAGACGGCCGCGTGTCGCCTCGGGCTGAGGTTTGTTTTGAATGCGAGCTTTAGCGCCCCCTAGCGGTGAAACGTGGCGGTTACAGGGAAATTAAACACAATGGAACAAATCACCCTTTGCTAATAAATTAGCTCCACGTTTTAGGGTTGAAAATATTGTCATATATTTATAACACGAGCATTTTTTCACGTTGgtttatttaaaaccaaatcaattgataagttaaaaaaacattcccaaaaataataattaaggGAAACTTATGGAATCTTAAAAGGGAAATAATGAGATAAAGCTTTCGAGACATTTTCAGtgttacagcagcaacagtagaaAAAGACACAAACCATAGTTGTAAATACGTCATTTCTCATTTAAGAGGAgaaatataattaaaatatagaaaaagacagaataacaaagtaaaaaatgaaaagaagacAAGTTAATATATTTGTACAAACATCGGAACTATGCGGTTATTGTACAGTTCGGGGGGACCTGAAGTCTCTGGACACCGGACCGGTTCAACCGGTTGGAGAGGACGCGCGtaggacacacgcacacacctgggGCAGTGACGTCACGTTACCACCGTGCGCAGGGATGCAGGAATGAGGAAGAAGAGTCCGGCAGAAGAGGCAGAAACCGCTCCTGGAACCTTTGGTCGACCAGAACCCTCCTTCCGTCCACAAAGCCGAGTCGGGTGCACCTGCCGGAGCGATGGCGGGCGCCGGGGCCGCGCGCTGCTGCGCGGGGGTCGCGGAGCGGCACCGCTCCTGTCTCCGCTTCGCGCTGCTGGTGGTCGCTTACACCGTTTATCTGCTGCTCGGCGCCTGGATCTTCTCCGCCATCGAGCTCCCGTACGAGGAGGAACTTCGGCGGGAGCTCATCGCGGCCCGGGAGGACTTCCTGAGCAACCATACCTGCGTGTCGGACGCGCGCCTGGAGGAGCTCCTGGCCCGCGCATTGGAGGCCAGTAACTATGGGGTGTCGGTGCTGCGCAACGACTCCACGCACAACTGGGACTTCGTGTCGTCGTTGTTCTTCACGAGCACCGTCCTGACGACCACAGGTGAGACttccggggggggggaatgaaagTTTCTGCGTCAGGTGCGAGTTGAACCGGATGTGATGTCGAGTTCTAGTTAAATACACCAAGAGAAAAGACCTTGTTTGTCACAGCTGAACTGGTTGGAATCAAATCACATCTAGTTGTTGTTGGATGGGggggtggtccacctgtgggggtgggggtggtcccCCTGGGggggtggtccacctgtgggggtggtccacctgtgggggggtggtggtggtcccCCTGGGggggtggtccacctgtggaggTGGTCCCCCTGTGGGGGTGGTCCACCTGGGGGTGGTCCacgtgtgggggtgggggtggtcccCCTGTGggggtggtccacctgtggaggtggtccacctgtgggggtgggggtggtccatgatgggggtgggggtggtccaTGATTGGGTTGgaggtggtccacctgtgggggtggtccacctgtgggggtggaggtggtccccctgtggggtgggggtggtccacctgtgggggtggtccacctgtgggggtgggggtggtccacctgtgggggtggtccacctgtggaggtgggggtggtccacctgtggaggTGGTACTcctgtggggtggggggtggtccacctgtgggggtgggggtggtccacctgtgggggtggtccacctgtggaggTGGTACtcctgtgggggtgggggtggtccccctgtgggggtgggggtggtcccCTGTGGAGGTGGTCcatgatgggggtgggggtggtccccctgtgggggtggaggtggtccacctgtgggggtggtccacctgtgggggtgggggtggtcccCCTGTGGAGGTGGTCcccctgggggggtgggggtggtccacctgtgggggtggtccacctgtgggggtGGTCCCcctgtgggggtggaggtggtccacctgtgggggtgggggtggtcccCCTGTGGAGGTGGTCcccctgtgggggtgggggtggtcccCCTGTGggggtggtccacctgtgggggtgggggtggtcccCCTGTGggggtggtccacctgtgggggtggaggtggtccacctgtggggtgggggtgtccacctgtgggggtggtccacctgtggaggtgggggtggtccCCCTGTGgaggtggtccacctgtgggggtggaggtggtccacctgtggaggTGGTCCCCCTGTGGAGGTGGTCCCCCTGTGGAGGTGGTCCCCCCTGTACGTCCTCCTCTAACCCTGCTGTGTTCTAGGCTACGGTCACACGGTCCCCCTCTCAGACGGAGGAAAGGCCTTCTGCATCTTCTTCTCCATCCTCGGCATCCCCATCACACTCTTCTTCCTCTCGGTGGTGGTGCAGAGGCTCATGGTCCTGGTGACCTGGCGTCCCGTCTCCTACCTCCACCAGCGCTGGGCCCTGCCAAAGTCCAAGCTGGCCCTTGTCCACGCCACGGGCCTGGCGCTGGTCACgctcctgctcttcatcctcgTACCTGCCTGGATCTTCACCAACCTGGAGAAAGACTGGAGTTTCCTAGAGTCTTTGTACTTCTGCTTCATATCTCTGACCACCGTGGGGCTGGGGGACTACGTCCCCGGAGAGACCCACAGCCGGGACAACAACCCTCACCCACACCTGTACCGGCTCGGCATCACAGGTAAACCTTTGGTCACATCACCTGTTTAAATCCTGAACAGGAAGCTAACCAGTTAGCATCCTCCTGGGGTCCATTCAGCAGAGATGATGGTTGAGGCGATAGGGTGACGGTTTTACCGGTTTAGCCGGGTTCTGCTGGTACAGCTCAGGTTTCAAGCGGGCTGATGTTGTGTGCTTGCAGTCTACCTGCTGCTGGgcctggtgtgtgtcctggtggtGATGGAGACGTGCTACCAGCTCCCCCAGGTGAAACGCCTCTCGCAGAGCTTTGGCCACGAAACTGTTCGGCAGCTGGACTCTGAGACCGCCATCATCATCGAGCGGGACCATCTGAGCGACCCGTTCGGCGACCCCTCGGACCTGCTGACGCTCCAGCACGCAGCCGCCATCCCGTCTGTTCAGAGCAGGCGGCCACGCTGCGGCGGGACAAGGCGCCAGCTCACAGGGGGGCGGGTTCTGCCGCCCAGGCCGCTGTGAGGTGACGGACGGTGACGGGCCGCTGGGGGGacggtgctgggggggggacagtgCTGGGGGGACGGTGCTGGAGGACGGTGCTGGTGGGGGGACGGGCTGCTGAGGGGACGGTGCTGGGGGGACGGTGCTGGTGGGGGGACAGGCTGCTGGGGGGACGGCGCTGGGGGGACTGCGCTGGGGGGACGGCGGGCTGGTGGGGGGACGGGCTGCTGGGGGGACGGCGGCGCTGGTGGGGGGACGGGCTGCTGGGGGGACGGCGGCGCTGGTGGGGGGACggtgctggtggagggacaGGCTGCTGGGGGGACGGCGCTGGGGGGACTGCGCTGGGGGGACGGCGGCGCTGGTGGGGGGACAGGCCGCTGGGGGGACGGCGCTGGGGGGACGGCGGCGCTGGCTGGTGGGGGGACGGCGCTGGGGGGACGGCGCCCTGAACCAGCCCCACTTCCTGCCAGCAACAGAACCACTTAGAATCTTTCAGGAAGTTTCTCCTGCTCCCAGATTAGCGCCAGGCCTGGGCACagaggaagggtgggggggcaaagggAGGGACAGGCTtccttcccccccaccccacattCCAGCCTCTCACAGCCCAACATGTGGACCTGTTTAGAATGAAATGGGTCTGGCTGGAAGCAGTAAATCATTAACATCTCGGATGACTGTGGCCCACTAACAGCCCAGTTTATGGATCCAGGCCAAACATCTGCCAAACATCTGCTGATCACCAGGATTCCATGAAGGGGAAGTGTTGCTTTCCCAGGCAGGTATCCAGGTGTGTTATTGCACCACTGATCAGATCACCTGTAGATTCTACTGGTGCGTTATGTTGGCCAGTCTAGAGGAACAGCGCCACCCAGCGGGGCCTCGGCGGAATGAACTGCAATCGCCGTGCAGTGCGTCTTCCCACCGCTAGAGGCATCATTGTGTTTTCCTGAGATTAGGAAGAAACCAGCAGCTAATTAAAGGAATCCaacttttctttgtgtttcagtgTCCCTGTTGGTTTGTGGGGTATCATAAGACATCAAATAGCtcataaaacatgttttatttgtaCATTATATTCATACTGGAAATGAAGACATATAggacgtgcacactgtataatGAAAAGCCAACCACACAAATGTCCTTGAAAGAGCAGAGCGATCCTCCAGGACCAGTTGCATCTGTCCTTAAAGGTCCTTAAATCCAGAGTCGCAGGAGTGAGCGGCACttactgacctttgacctctccagTGTTCCAGATATAGCTAAAAAAGACCTACAGCACTTCCGACCTCCAGGAGCCTCCCCTCCCTCGCGATGGTCCACAGGTCTGGGTATTCATACGACGTGAGGCAGCTTGGAGCAGCGTGGCCAGAGAGGCCTCATGCTGACCAGGAGCACCACCACGAGCAGGACCGCCATGACCGTGACGATGGACACGTAGCCGGCCTGGGGTAGAGGCGGGGCATCGGGAGCCTCGGCTGGAATCATGTTGGTGAGGTTCAACATGTAGCCGAGCGTCCAGCCGGCATCGCTTCCTTTAATCTGCATAAAGGGAGAGAAAACAGGCGAGTTCGCTgctgggggccggggggggggacagggttagggttagggttaggcaaaGGGCCAAGGCAAAGCTGCGTCACGCCTCAGTCCAGGAACGGGCTCTGGACCAACACCAAACTACCAAATATGAAGGGAAACAAATGAAGCTTCTTTCTGCTGTCGcccattttaaatgattattttacGCGTGACATCCAAATAAAACCCTGATTATGCTAATTTGTCAGTTTTACTACTTTCCTTATTTCCGATTTTATCATAAACACAATCGTTGTGATTTTTAGGGGAGGAAGATTAATTTTAGGAAAACGGGGCTTTTCTTCCCGCGGAGCACTTCCGGTGTTTTCCTGCGCAATGACGCAGCCACAGACGGGCGTCACGTGACTTAAAAGAGACGGCGCCTCACAGAGCTGCTTATTTATCGATTTAGGGATTTATTAAACGCTGTTGCTGTTTCATTAGTGTTTTATTCGATGAAAGCTCGTCGCTCCCGTTATTTTTATGAATGAGATTTGAACCGAACAGGAATCGATGTGTTCCCGCTGAAGTATCGCGTCCCCACCAGCAGGGGCGCCGACCGCCCACCCGGTGTCCGTTTGTTATTTGGAGCGACGACAAAGTCGCTTTTCTTCCGTATTAGAAACGTGACGGAAATGATTAATGGTGATTTAAGTTGTTTATTCACACCTCACGGCTGATAAACTACGGTTGTTGGATCTATAGATTCCGCCTTTATAGATTCAGCCTTTATAGATTCAGCCTTTATTGATTCAGCCTTTATAGATTCAGCCTTTATAGATTCAGCCTTTATAGATTCCGCCTTTATAGATTCAGCCTTTTTGGCTGGACTTTATCAGGTAATTCCGGGCGTTGCCAGTTTGTCGGTCGATGTTCTGGAATTTCTAACCCACAAAACGGAAGAGAAACAACTCAACAACCAAATCACCTCCTCACGCACGCGCAAACCTTCATCACACATAAAGTCTCTTTCAAAAACTCTGATTAATCTTTGTTCATAATTATTATCTGTAGTTGAATTTTCCTATCAGCTCCCTTGAGCAGTTTGAATATATGTCAGCTGTCATCATGTActtacacacgcgcacacacgtcTGTCTCATTAAGcagactgtgtttgtgtgctagCTGCACTCTGAAGGATCCTGACGCAGAGCAGAGACACTCTGAGGGTCCAAACCCGAACCACAATGGTCAGAACCACGATGGGGGCTGAACCGGAACCTGAACGGGAACCGGAACCAGACCTGCCGTGTCAGGGCTCCTCAGCTCTTTGATGCTGTCTAATTCACTTGATCCCTTTTAGCTGTGCAGCTCCAGCGTTGCTAATGGCGTTAAAGACGTGCGTTAAAGGCGTGCGTGTCTGAGGCCACGCCCATCGACCCACCTGCTTGAGGAACTGTATGCTGGAGTAGCTCTCTGAGCTGAAGTTGTATCCTGCTGTCAGCAAGGTGATGATGTACGTGCCAAGAAGCAATAGGCTGCCAGGTACTTGACCTTCactccaggatgctgctgccTTATCTGTTGAAGTGGGAACAGCATCAGGGGGAGCGTGAGAAGGACCAGGGGGAGGAGCTAAATGTGGCCCACCTGATCCCAGGGAGTCGAGCAGTAGCGTGCTAATTCCAGCTTGACGGCGTCGAGCGACATTGAAGTATCAGTCAGGTTGAGGAAGTTCATGACAAAGAAGTAAGCAGAGAAGGcctgaggaggggagagggaggcacATGAGGTGGTTCTGCTCGACCCTGCGGTGGCGGTCCAGGAAGATGTTGGGACCGTCAATGCTACGTTACTGTTGCATCACCCCAAATTTCCCTTGTAAAAGTGGCTGGAAGACCCCGTTGAAGGAACACTGGCTGTAtttgcagctggaggagctgaagatgcTTCTGACGATCTTCTGGCACTGGAAGAAGTTCCCTGTGCCCCTGTGCATGAAGCTAACGGGGGCGTCCTGGGGGGCTCGGCCCGACACACAAGGGCTGGCGTAGAGAGAGGAGTAGTCCCGGGGGGCTTCGTAGCCGGGGTGAAAACACGGGTCCAGGATGGTTGGTGGACCTGACTGGGAGAAACAGATGGAGGGTTGAGCCACGGAGAACCTGAACGTGGCTCCTGCATCACAGAGTCCACCTGAGTCTGGAGAGCCAGGGTCAGCCGGAGGGCCTGGTCCTTCCCGTAGCACAGGAAGCTGTGCGTGTACAGGTTGTAGTCGTTGCCATACAGTCGAAACATCATGGAGTTGTTCGGCGACTCTGAACCAACAAAACGATCAGATACAAAACTGATCTGGTGGAGGCCCCGCCCAGGTCCAGGGCGCCCATGGTTTCCAGGCcctgcagcagacagaagaCGTGGCAGGACGCGGCCGTGTGtcctcaaacacacctgacaggaaacactcaCCTGTTTAAGGCGCTCATCCAGGTAGTTGACCGTGACCCACCCGAAGGCGCCCTCCTCCTGACCACTCAGGGTTCTGGAGCCCTGGTAAGAAAAGGGGAACTTCTGCAGGGTTTCTTCCACAGCCCTCAggacctcctctgctgctgagctgTTCTCTATGCTGCACGTGCACGACAGACAAACGTCTCATAGCATCATCCACGGCTACACCAGAACCTGGGGCGGCGAGCGTGTCCCACCTCAGCAGACGCATCCCTGCAGTGGCCCCCAGGTAGAGGGAGgtttcctggtgtctcctctggGGCACCTGCTGCTCAGCCTCTCGCATGCAGGCTTTCAGAGACTCTCCTGCCCTCCAGGGAGCAGGAGCATAGCTGGAGATGCCCGGGCCTACAAGCATTCATATTCATCTTTCTTTCTACCCAGACAGAAAAGACAGGCGCTAGTCGACGCTAACGCTAACATGAAGCAGTTGACATTGAGAAAAGTGTTGCCTGTTACACTTTGCAGACGGTCGAGGTTAGAGAAGTGTGTGACGGTGCCACCAAAGTGTGTGATGGTGCCACCAAAGTGTGTGATGTTCCACCAAAGTGTGTGAAGGTGCCACCAAAGTGTGTGACGGTGCCACCAAAGTGTGTGACGGTGCCACCAAAGTGTGTGACGGTGCCACCAAAGTGTGTGAAGGTGCCACCAAAGTGTGTGACGGTTCCACCAAAGTGTGTGAAGGTGCCACCAAAGTGTGTGAAGGTGCCACCAAAGTGTGTGAAGGTGCCACCAAAGTGTGTGATGGTTCCACCAAAGTGTGTGATGGTTCCACCAAAGTGTGTGAAGGTGCCACCAAAGTGTGTGAAGGTGCCACCAAAGTGTGTGATGGTGCCACCAAAGTGTGTGAAGGTGCCACCAAAGTGTGTGAAGGTGCCACCAAAGTGTGTGAAGGTGCCACCAAAGTGTGTGAAGGTGCCACCAAAACCTCAGGCCTGGCGTGTAAGACAACAACAGCACTCGGTCCTAAAGAAACCCCACATCACATGACCCTGTGGCAGGTTAGCGTGGTGATCACATGCGTGGCGATCACATGACCCTGCTGCGGGTTAGCGTGGCGATCACATGCGTGGCGATCACATGACCCTGTGGCGGGGTAGCGTGGCGATCACATGACCCTGCGGCGGGTTAGCGTGGCGATCACATGACCCTGCGGCGGGTTAGCGTGGCGATCACATGACCCTGCGGCGGGTTAGCGTGGCGATCACATGACCCTGCGGCGGGTTAGCGTGGCGATCACATGACCCTGCGGCAGGTTTGTGCTGCCTGTACCTGCGACCTGGCAGGAGTGCACCTCCTCCACCCGTCCGGTGTCGTTGTCCTTCTCTGACGGCCACCTGTAGATGTACACAGAGGTGTGGGAGGAGCCGGCGTCCATCACAATCCCGTACTGGAGACACAGCAGGAAGAGACGCTCATGTTCAAATGTTCTGCACCAACACAAACAGCTTCCTCTCCACAGACGTGCGCTGGGACCATCCTACCTTGAACTTCTGAGGGATCGCCCTGTTCTGGACAACTACCACCGTCACCAAGGCAACAATCGCTATGACGCCAATCACAGTGATGAGGATGGTCACAGGGGTGTTCCAGGGGTTCCTCCCTTTCATCTCTGAGTGGGGGTGGAAAGatcagacaggcaggcaggcagacagacagacagacagga comes from the Takifugu flavidus isolate HTHZ2018 unplaced genomic scaffold, ASM371156v2 ctg286, whole genome shotgun sequence genome and includes:
- the LOC130520111 gene encoding LOW QUALITY PROTEIN: ectonucleoside triphosphate diphosphohydrolase 1-like (The sequence of the model RefSeq protein was modified relative to this genomic sequence to represent the inferred CDS: inserted 2 bases in 2 codons), coding for MKGRNPWNTPVTILITVIGVIAIVALVTVVVVQNRAIPQKFKYGIVMDAGSSHTSVYIYRWPSEKDNDTGRVEEVHSCQVAGPGISSYAPAPWRAGESLKACMREAEQQVPQRRHQETSLYLGATAGMRLLSIENSSAAEEVLRAVEETLQKFPFSYQGSRTLSGQEEGAFGWVTVNYLDERLKQGLETMGALDLGGASXQISFVSDRFVGSESPNNSMMFRLYGNDYNLYTHSFLCYGKDQALRLTLALQTQSGPPTILDPCFHPGYEAPRDYSSLYASPCVSGRAPQDAPVSFMHRGTGNFFQCQKIVRSIFSSSSCKYSQCSFNGVFQPLLQGKFGAFSAYFFVMNFLNLTDTSMSLDAVKLELARYCSTPWDQIRQQHPGVKVKYLAAYCFXGTYIITLLTAGYNFSSESYSSIQFLKQIKGSDAGWTLGYMLNLTNMIPAEAPDAPPLPQAGYVSIVTVMAVLLVVVLLVSMRPLWPRCSKLPHVV